In a single window of the Desulfovibrio sp. Fe33 genome:
- the thiE gene encoding thiamine phosphate synthase — MRTEDLLVYLVTDRALCLGRSLEEVVAEAASGGCTMVQLREKDADTGEFVELARALHRLLKPLNVPLLINDRVDVALAAGVEGVHVGQSDMLPEDVRRLVGPDAIVGLSVDTEAELLDAQKRPVDYLGIGPVYPTDTKKDIKGSPWGPDGLRRAVELSAIPLVAIGGVQCENARAVSGSGVAGIAVVSAICSAPSPVEATRALVRAMKEGAL; from the coding sequence ATGAGAACCGAGGATCTGCTCGTCTATCTCGTGACCGACCGCGCCCTCTGTCTGGGCCGCTCCCTGGAGGAAGTCGTGGCCGAAGCCGCCTCTGGCGGCTGCACCATGGTCCAATTGCGCGAAAAAGACGCCGACACAGGGGAATTCGTGGAACTGGCCCGCGCTCTGCACAGGCTGCTCAAGCCGCTGAACGTTCCCCTGCTCATCAACGACCGCGTGGACGTGGCGTTGGCCGCCGGAGTCGAAGGCGTGCATGTCGGACAATCGGATATGCTGCCCGAGGATGTCCGCCGCCTTGTCGGGCCTGACGCCATCGTCGGCCTGTCCGTGGACACCGAAGCCGAGCTTCTGGACGCCCAGAAGCGTCCTGTGGATTATCTCGGCATCGGGCCGGTCTATCCGACCGACACCAAGAAGGACATCAAAGGCTCGCCCTGGGGACCCGACGGACTGCGACGCGCCGTGGAACTCTCTGCCATCCCGCTGGTGGCCATCGGCGGGGTGCAGTGCGAAAACGCCCGTGCCGTTTCCGGTTCCGGAGTGGCGGGCATCGCCGTGGTTTCGGCCATATGCTCCGCCCCCTCGCCCGTAGAAGCGACCCGTGCGCTGGTCCGCGCCATGAAGGAAGGAGCGCTGTAA
- a CDS encoding MTH1187 family thiamine-binding protein, with protein MSCVATFSIFPLERPDEGSLAPYVARTIEIVRESGLPYELGAMGTVIEGDFNKVMETIKRCHDDMRSDCGRVYLTLAVDSRSGEAGRMRSKVDSVGELLK; from the coding sequence GTGAGTTGTGTAGCCACCTTCAGCATCTTCCCCCTGGAACGGCCGGACGAAGGGTCTCTCGCGCCCTACGTGGCCCGGACCATTGAGATCGTCCGGGAGTCCGGGCTGCCCTATGAACTGGGAGCCATGGGGACTGTCATCGAAGGCGATTTCAACAAGGTCATGGAGACCATCAAACGATGCCATGACGACATGCGCAGCGACTGCGGCCGGGTCTATCTCACCTTGGCCGTGGATTCCCGTTCCGGCGAGGCCGGGAGGATGCGCAGCAAGGTCGACAGCGTCGGGGAGCTGCTGAAATGA
- the thiM gene encoding hydroxyethylthiazole kinase, translated as MSAPETLIRSVWNDVRAVRDKAPLIVNITNYVVTNNTANALLALGASPAMNHVAEDLPGLVDLAGALVVNIGTLADDYVEGMHVAMAQANDMNMPIVLDPVAAGVNTLRTDISREFLEKYHPAILRGNASEIMAVAGEDGRPKGVDTSMGVDEARGAAKALNARYGCVVLVSGETDLVVDATREIRLVGGSAMMPRVTGLGCTCTALAGAFAAVQHDYFQAAVDTAAVMNIAGEKAAEVSPGPGSLQMRLLDALYLLDEAMIHTRLKVAAS; from the coding sequence ATGAGTGCGCCCGAGACACTGATACGATCCGTCTGGAACGACGTGCGGGCGGTCCGCGACAAGGCCCCGCTCATCGTCAACATCACCAATTACGTGGTCACCAACAACACGGCCAACGCCCTGCTCGCGTTGGGCGCGTCCCCGGCCATGAACCATGTGGCCGAGGACCTGCCCGGCCTGGTCGACCTGGCCGGCGCGCTGGTGGTCAATATCGGCACCCTGGCCGACGACTACGTTGAGGGGATGCATGTGGCCATGGCCCAGGCCAACGACATGAACATGCCCATCGTTCTCGATCCCGTGGCCGCCGGGGTGAATACGCTGCGCACGGACATCTCGCGGGAGTTCCTCGAAAAATACCACCCGGCCATTCTTCGGGGCAACGCCTCGGAGATCATGGCGGTGGCGGGCGAGGACGGCCGCCCCAAGGGCGTGGACACCTCCATGGGCGTGGACGAGGCCAGGGGCGCGGCCAAAGCGCTGAACGCGCGGTACGGCTGCGTGGTCCTGGTCAGCGGCGAAACCGATCTGGTGGTCGACGCGACCCGGGAAATCCGGCTTGTCGGCGGCTCGGCCATGATGCCCCGCGTCACGGGCCTGGGCTGTACCTGCACCGCGCTCGCCGGAGCCTTCGCCGCAGTCCAGCACGACTATTTCCAGGCCGCCGTGGACACCGCCGCGGTCATGAACATAGCCGGAGAAAAAGCCGCCGAAGTCTCGCCCGGCCCCGGCAGCCTGCAAATGCGCCTGCTCGACGCCCTCTATCTCCTCGACGAAGCGATGATACACACTCGACTCAAGGTGGCGGCATCATGA